A single window of Lytechinus variegatus isolate NC3 chromosome 8, Lvar_3.0, whole genome shotgun sequence DNA harbors:
- the LOC121419574 gene encoding uncharacterized protein LOC121419574, translating to MPSPTQSNKRKINQQMLTLHRSDALPKALYFQLRSSSAKSPILFGQPKIHKPNTPLRPIISTRGSPCYNTARHLANILQPLVGQTQHHATNSKHFIDVISKTKLRPSDTLVSFDVVSLFTSVPVDQACDIIKQRLITDSDIASRTNLTPNQIHDLLLACLNSFKWRNNYYKQLQGAAMGSPLSPIIANIFMEHFEHQALKTADKPPSLWLRYVDDTFVIWRTHPSIKFTMETQRDNSIPILDVLITKTPSGFPSHQVYRKPTHTDRYLNFRSHHHPSVHQSVADTLVRRAHQLSDKAHLQQELKHVTNALTTINHYPRRRINTQPSSHQPSTNSTENPSETKPITTIVLLYIGKTSHRLQRILHSANILVRHQSSRKLHSIFHSHKDKHPPNKQPGVYKIPCDCGKVYIGETGRDFDTRLKEHKTHHRRSDWDRSAIVKHAQQENHRIDWGKSHLITNIRHWNTRRVREAIEIHQHNTVPQDPGLHINSIWHPILRHHQTSNQSISNPPSTVTPPSSPTQHSSPFASPTQPVTLPTHTPPLPTPRYNLRRRPNTSSIHQATHSLPPKLGRRVRRPLRTERHH from the exons ATGCCCTCTCCAACTCAGTCCAACAAAAGGAAAATCAACCAACAAATGCTGACCCTACACCGATCCGATGCACTACCCAAGGCACTCTACTTCCAACTCAGATCTTCTTCAGCCAAGTCACCTATCCTATTCGGACAACCCAAGATACACAAGCCTAACACTCCTCTCCGCCCTATCATCTCCACCCGCGGGTCACCCTGCTACAACACAGCACGCCATCTGGCCAACATCCTCCAACCACTCGTAGGCCAGACCCAGCACCATGCCACCAACTCCAAGCACTTCATAGACGTCATCTCCAAGACCAAGCTCCGGCCCTCCGACACACTCGTCAGCTTTGATGTCGTCTCCCTCTTCACCAGCGTACCTGTAGACCAagcatgtgacatcatcaagcaACGCCTGATCACCGACTCAGACATAGCATCCAGAACCAATCTCACACCAAACCAGATCCACGACCTCCTCCTCGCCTGTCTCAACTCCTTCAAATGGCGCAACAACTACTACAAACAACTACAAGGAGCAGCCATGGGTTCACCTCTCTCACCAATCATCGCTAACATCTTCATGGAACATTTCGAGCACCAAGCACTCAAGACTGCGGACAAACCTCCTTCACTCTGGCTCCGCTACGTCGACGACACCTTTGTCATCTGGCGCACA CACCCCAGCATCAAGTTCACCATGGAGACCCAACGCGACAACTCAATTCCAATTCTAGACGTTCTCATCACTAAGACACCGTCTGGATTCCCATCTCACCAGGTGTACCGAAAACCTACCCACACAGACCGCTACCTCAATTTCCGCTCACACCACCACCCATCCGTCCACCAATCCGTCGCCGACACTCTCGTCAGAAGAGCCCACCAACTCAGCGACAAGGCACACTTACAACAAGAACTCAAGCACGTGACCAATGCACTAACCACCATCAACCATTACCCCAGAAGAAGGATCAATACTCAACCGTCCAGCCACCAACCCAGCACCAACAGCACCGAAAACCCATCCGAAACCAAGCCCATCACCACCATAGTACTTCTCTACATCGGCAAGACTTCACACCGACTACAACGCATCCTTCACTCTGCCAACATCCTCGTCAGACACCAATCCTCTCGTAAGTTACACTCCATCTTTCACTCTCACAAGGACAAGCACCCACCCAACAAGCAACCAGGTGTCTACAAGATCCCCTGCGACTGCGGCAAAGTCTACATTGGAGAAACCGGCCGAGACTTCGACACCAGACTCAAGGAACACAAGACCCACCACCGACGCAGCGACTGGGACCGATCCGCCATCGTCAAGCACGCACAACAAGAGAATCACCGCATAGACTGGGGCAAGAGCCACCTAATCACCAACATCCGGCACTGGAATACCAGAAGGGTCAGGGAAGCCATTGAGATACATCAACACAACACTGTGCCTCAAGACCCTGGCCTCCACATCAACAGCATCTGGCACCCAATCCTACGCCACCACCAAACTTCTAACCAATCCATAAGCAACCCGCCGTCCACCGTCACCCCACCAAGCTCTCCTACCCAACACAGCAGTCCTTTTGCATCACCAACTCAACCAGTGACTTTGCCGACGCACACACCGCCGCTACCGACACCTCGCTACAACCTCCGCCGACGACCCAACACCTCATCCATACACCAGGCCACCCACTCACTCCCGCCGAAGCTTGGCCGACGAGTCCGCCGACCATTACGCACAGAACGCCACCACTGA
- the LOC121419573 gene encoding uncharacterized protein LOC121419573, producing MTRSKRISKTRTPTPNSTETQLRPTKGKIHQPLLTLHRSDALPKALYFQLRSSSAKSRILFGQPKMHKPNTPLRPMISIRGSPCYNTARHLANILQPLVSQTQHHVTNSKHFIDVISKTQLWPSDTLVSFDVVSLFTSVPVDQACDIIKQRLITDSDIASRTNLTPDQIHDLLLTCLNSFKWRNNYYKQLQGAAMSSPLSPIIANIFMEHFEHQALKTADKLPSLWLRYVDDTFVIWPHSTPDLHQFLNHQQPSIKFTMETQRDKSIPFLDVLITKTPSGFPSHQVYQKPTHTDRYLNFRSHHHPSVHQSVADTLVRRAHQLSDKAHLQHELKHVTNALTTINHYPRRRINTQPSSHQPSTNITKNPSKSIATIVLPYIGKTSHRLQRILHSANILVRHQSSRKLHSILDSHKDKHPPNKQPV from the exons ATGACAAGATCGAAGAGAATCTCCAAGACAAGGACACCTACTCCAAACTCAACAGAGACCCAACTCAGGCCAACAAAAGGAAAAATCCACCAACCACTGCTGACCCTACACCGATCCGATGCACTACCCAAGGCACTCTACTTCCAACTCAGATCTTCTTCAGCCAAGTCACGTATCCTATTCGGACAACCCAAGATGCACAAGCCTAACACTCCTCTCCGCCCTATGATCTCCATCCGCGGGTCACCCTGCTACAACACAGCACGCCATCTGGCCAACATCCTCCAACCACTCGTAAGCCAGACCCAGCACCATGTCACCAACTCCAAGCACTTCATAGACGTCATCTCCAAGACCCAGCTCTGGCCCTCCGACACACTCGTCAGCTTTGATGTCGTCTCCCTCTTCACCAGCGTACCTGTAGACCAagcat gtgacatcatcaagcaACGCCTGATCACCGACTCAGACATAGCATCCAGAACCAATCTCACACCAGACCAGATCCACGACCTCCTCCTCACCTGTCTCAACTCCTTCAAATGGCGCAACAACTACTACAAACAACTACAAGGAGCAGCCATGAGTTCACCCCTCTCACCAATCATCGCTAACATCTTCATGGAACATTTCGAGCACCAAGCACTCAAGACTGCGGACAAACTTCCTTCACTCTGGCTCCGCTACGTCGACGACACCTTTGTCATCTGGCCGCACAGCACACCCGACCTTCACCAGTTTCTCAACCACCAGCAACCCAGCATCAAGTTCACCATGGAGACCCAACGCGACAAATCAATTCCATTCCTAGACGTTCTCATCACTAAGACACCGTCTGGATTCCCATCTCACCAGGTGTACCAAAAACCTACCCACACAGACCGCTACCTCAATTTCCGCTCACACCACCACCCATCCGTCCACCAATCAGTCGCCGACACTCTCGTCAGAAGAGCCCACCAACTCAGCGACAAGGCACACTTACAACACGAACTCAAACACGTGACCAATGCACTCACCACCATCAACCATTACCCCAGAAGAAGGATCAACACTCAACCGTCCAGCCACCAACCCAGCACCAACATCACCAAAAACCCATCCAAGTCCATCGCCACCATAGTACTTCCCTACATCGGCAAGACTTCACACCGACTGCAACGCATCCTTCACTCTGCCAATATCCTCGTCAGACACCAATCCTCTCGTAAGCTACACTCCATCCTTGACTCTCACAAGGACAAGCACCCACCCAACAAGCAACCAG TTTGA